A single genomic interval of Chloroflexota bacterium harbors:
- a CDS encoding nucleotidyltransferase family protein has product MNEFWPKDEVQAAVDLVRDAVAGILSEGRTLPDAEMILPQLRRNKIPLLWFAHCEPLSAPWREAIAADQQRWHQQRAGYAPVHERWAAAGISHVFIKALGPAPSFPYQSDNLDVLIPMEHSQEAQEILRGAGFVELRSVEEPHKYLYRRFSDGAEVCGIHLHEHIGWIVPFINVGPALAHSRLSADDPLVAVLSPEDGLLTTLAHFFYEDKEVKLLDWAKVVHCLRTYELDWDYMYNMAASRGWADGLGASLLFVDHLHRRLTSEPLLPETLSARAWEVQTPGQRNRLARHLEIAKPQLPLRIPFVLSKRYFYAKIFRDPQRDFRRKLWDAVVHTGYGVRMRYKGMDQRAMLVTLSGVDGAGKTSHARVLEQAFGGCHIRTRYVWSRSGSSSLMTAAIRLGKRLRGRDAHRGIPNSDRIAARVHAFRSPWVRHIWAWLTAVDLLGQYTLRTRIPLLMGWVVICDRYVYDALAEWTAYFEDEAVLNSLPARLLLALSPRPAKGYVLDLPPEIASERSADDLPADFMARQRQAYLALAKRYDLCVVDASRERIAVADELTYDVLSHYLNHFRTVLNGLFLKNPRQWMWGTRWPDQGVAP; this is encoded by the coding sequence GTGAATGAGTTCTGGCCTAAGGACGAAGTGCAAGCAGCCGTTGACTTAGTCCGCGATGCCGTAGCTGGCATTCTTTCGGAAGGTCGGACTTTGCCAGACGCTGAAATGATCCTCCCCCAGTTGCGCCGCAACAAGATCCCCCTCCTCTGGTTTGCGCACTGTGAACCCTTAAGCGCACCTTGGCGCGAAGCCATTGCAGCCGACCAGCAACGATGGCACCAACAGCGCGCTGGATACGCGCCGGTTCATGAACGATGGGCAGCGGCGGGAATCTCTCACGTCTTCATCAAGGCACTTGGACCCGCGCCATCATTCCCATATCAAAGTGACAACCTGGATGTGTTAATACCGATGGAGCATTCGCAGGAAGCACAGGAAATCCTGCGAGGCGCGGGCTTCGTCGAACTGCGCAGTGTGGAGGAGCCCCATAAGTACTTGTACCGCCGTTTCTCTGACGGAGCGGAGGTTTGTGGCATTCACCTGCACGAGCACATCGGCTGGATCGTGCCTTTCATCAATGTAGGCCCCGCCCTGGCGCACTCCCGTCTTTCTGCGGATGACCCGCTGGTAGCAGTACTTTCACCTGAGGACGGTCTACTAACTACTCTGGCCCATTTCTTTTATGAGGATAAGGAGGTCAAACTGCTGGATTGGGCCAAGGTGGTCCATTGTTTGCGTACGTATGAACTCGATTGGGATTATATGTACAACATGGCTGCAAGTCGGGGATGGGCGGATGGGCTAGGCGCATCGCTCTTGTTCGTGGATCATTTACACCGACGCCTGACGAGTGAGCCATTGCTGCCAGAGACATTGAGTGCACGGGCTTGGGAGGTTCAGACTCCTGGTCAACGAAACCGTTTGGCCCGGCATCTTGAAATAGCCAAGCCGCAACTGCCTTTGCGCATCCCCTTCGTTCTCAGTAAGCGTTATTTCTACGCCAAGATATTCCGTGACCCGCAGCGCGATTTCCGGCGTAAATTGTGGGACGCTGTGGTGCATACGGGCTATGGTGTGCGGATGCGCTACAAAGGCATGGATCAGAGGGCTATGTTGGTTACGTTGAGCGGGGTGGATGGCGCTGGCAAAACGAGTCACGCGCGGGTGTTGGAACAAGCCTTCGGTGGCTGTCACATCCGGACGCGATACGTGTGGAGTCGGAGTGGGTCATCATCGCTGATGACCGCGGCGATTAGACTGGGGAAGCGGCTGCGAGGGAGAGATGCGCATCGCGGGATACCGAACAGCGATCGCATAGCAGCACGGGTGCACGCTTTTCGCTCTCCTTGGGTGCGACATATCTGGGCCTGGCTAACGGCAGTGGACTTGCTTGGACAGTACACTCTGCGGACCAGAATCCCGCTTTTGATGGGCTGGGTGGTGATTTGCGACCGCTACGTTTATGACGCCTTGGCCGAGTGGACAGCCTACTTTGAGGATGAGGCCGTGTTGAATAGCCTGCCTGCTCGCTTACTTTTGGCTCTCAGCCCGCGTCCAGCGAAAGGATATGTCCTCGACCTGCCACCAGAGATCGCCTCGGAGCGGTCTGCCGATGACTTGCCCGCTGATTTTATGGCTCGGCAGCGGCAGGCCTACCTTGCCTTAGCCAAGAGATACGATCTGTGTGTGGTAGACGCCAGCCGTGAGCGCATTGCCGTCGCCGACGAACTGACCTATGACGTGTTAAGCCATTATTTGAACCACTTCCGTACCGTGTTAAACGGGCTTTTCCTGAAGAACCCACGCCAATGGATGTGGGGAACGCGCTGGCCAGATCAGGGGGTGGCGCCATGA
- a CDS encoding class I SAM-dependent methyltransferase has product MIDLPTRLILQRRYYPALEERVFRELKGLLSDILRPGARVLDAGSGRGTWILELYRDRIASWVRADIEQPRDEAVENFVQCDLAAMPFSDASFDLVLCYNVIEHLADPPRVFADIARVLRPGGYLVFKTPSLYTPAIFISRLTSVNLHRRLKGASGSDRAQVFPTHYRCNTPGALDRALGAVGFVRRCLYTVDQTYEYLAFTRLTYMFGLLYSRTVQSLGPYWLRNVIVGGYMMPG; this is encoded by the coding sequence ATGATAGACCTGCCGACCCGGCTCATCCTCCAGCGACGATATTACCCCGCATTGGAAGAGCGTGTCTTCCGCGAATTGAAGGGCCTTTTGTCTGACATTCTTCGCCCAGGCGCAAGAGTGCTCGATGCGGGCAGTGGTCGCGGGACATGGATACTGGAACTTTACCGGGATCGCATTGCCAGTTGGGTGCGCGCGGATATCGAGCAGCCGAGAGATGAGGCGGTGGAGAATTTTGTGCAATGCGATCTGGCCGCAATGCCTTTTTCCGATGCAAGTTTTGACTTGGTGCTTTGTTACAACGTTATCGAACATCTGGCTGACCCTCCCCGTGTCTTTGCCGATATCGCCCGTGTGCTTCGACCAGGAGGCTATCTGGTTTTCAAGACACCGTCTCTGTATACTCCGGCTATATTCATCTCTCGCTTAACGTCGGTAAATTTGCATCGACGCCTGAAGGGGGCGAGCGGATCCGATAGGGCCCAAGTTTTCCCCACGCACTACCGGTGCAATACACCTGGCGCCCTGGATAGAGCCCTAGGTGCGGTTGGCTTTGTGCGACGGTGTCTGTATACCGTGGACCAGACCTATGAGTATTTGGCGTTCACTCGCCTCACGTATATGTTTGGGTTACTTTATAGCCGTACTGTGCAATCTCTAGGACCCTATTGGTTGCGCAATGTAATCGTTGGCGGCTATATGATGCCAGGGTGA
- a CDS encoding glycosyltransferase: MSLRVLVVTNMYPDAQNPDHGTFIRDQVEGLRARGYQVDVLLVGGKRRWWSYLPGTLRLWRQVLTHDYDILHAHYVFSGIVARTQFRYPLVVSFHGAAEMEGWTGVLCRLLAPLVDGVAVTSRYHKHDLGYAGAKVIPCGVNLDLFSPGPQEEARRVLGLPTDRKLVLYVGLLRPEKRVDIIERAVDILRQAGERVQLVVASGLPHETIPHYMNACDVLALASEFEGSPVVVKEAMACNLPIVSVDVGDVRDLIGNTEGCYICQRDPVDMAAKLRQALAFGRRTDGRERIHHLNVEATIDGVVALYEEALAKRRQR, encoded by the coding sequence ATGTCCCTGCGTGTGCTGGTAGTCACGAACATGTATCCGGATGCACAGAATCCTGACCATGGGACCTTTATTCGTGACCAGGTGGAGGGATTACGCGCCCGAGGCTATCAGGTAGATGTGTTGTTGGTGGGCGGGAAACGGCGCTGGTGGAGTTATCTACCTGGCACTCTTCGATTGTGGCGGCAGGTTCTGACTCACGATTACGATATTTTGCACGCACATTACGTTTTCTCGGGGATCGTGGCACGGACCCAGTTTCGCTACCCCCTCGTTGTCTCCTTCCACGGCGCGGCCGAAATGGAAGGTTGGACTGGGGTGCTTTGTCGCTTACTCGCACCCCTTGTGGATGGCGTGGCAGTAACATCAAGGTATCATAAGCATGACCTGGGCTACGCGGGGGCAAAGGTTATCCCTTGCGGTGTAAACCTGGACCTGTTTTCACCCGGGCCACAAGAAGAAGCACGGCGGGTACTTGGCTTGCCGACGGATCGAAAACTCGTGCTTTACGTAGGGTTGCTTCGTCCGGAGAAACGGGTGGATATCATCGAGCGAGCAGTGGATATCTTGCGCCAAGCAGGTGAACGCGTGCAATTGGTCGTGGCCAGCGGTTTGCCTCACGAAACCATTCCACACTACATGAACGCTTGTGACGTGTTGGCTTTGGCGTCAGAATTCGAGGGCTCGCCGGTGGTGGTGAAGGAGGCGATGGCTTGCAACCTGCCGATTGTCTCGGTGGATGTGGGCGATGTTCGAGATCTTATTGGCAACACCGAGGGGTGCTATATTTGTCAGCGGGATCCCGTCGACATGGCGGCCAAACTGCGGCAGGCATTGGCCTTTGGGCGACGGACGGATGGACGAGAGCGGATACATCATCTGAATGTGGAAGCCACTATTGACGGTGTGGTCGCCTTGTATGAGGAGGCGCTGGCAAAGCGGAGGCAGCGATGA